The region TAGCTCAGTGGTAAAAGGGGTTCAAATTCTCATAGAGGACACAAGTTCGTTTCTTGCTAACCACAGTTTCTAGTCTTTTTAGCTTTAGGCgtttttaatttcttgatcaaaaaaatttctttttgaatcCCCTTCTTTTTAGCTTTAGgcgtttttcaaatttttcttgaatcccCTTGACAAAAATCCTGCAACACTGCCTGTAGTTGAAGCGTACCATTGACATAAAAGGCTCTCATTAACATTTCCATTCATTTTGTTCCGTTTTAGATGAGTTGAAGTTTCATAATTGGATCTTTTGAAGAGCTATTACTATGATGTTACCTTTTGATCTCTAAGTAGGGAAGCATGAACTCGAAGTAGAACAATCAACAATGAAGCAATACAAAGTGCCTCATTAGATTTTATAGAAGGATGTCCTGCTGCTGCTAAATGAGAAATGTTGCTGTTTATATCTTacatgaagttgaaattttgtaattttctattttaccttTTAGGGCTATTAATGAAGGCTTCTTATTCAAGCACTTCTTATGATGCTACGACATCAGTCaccaaaaagaattttttagtGGACACTTTCCCTTATCAGATAAATGATACAAAGCATACAAGTTTGTATTTTAGAGATAAATGGGTACTTGATTCCTCTGATGATGAATATGGAGGGGTACTTATCAATCCAGAAAGACTACCATCTAATCCCGACAAATTTACGTTTGCGCTTCGTGCATCTCTGTCTCATTGGAAAGTGAAGGTACTTCATTTCCAGCAACTACTATACTAGACTAGTctcaaatttcatgatttgatTTCTTGTTTGGTGTTGGTTACTACACAGTGAAGGCCATTGCATCTCACTTTTGTCCTTtacattttgtggacaaatcTCGCGATAGGAAAACACACATAAAAGTTAGTCCAAAAATACTTACCATTTTTGTCAAATATCATTAGGTAAACCTAAATCACATGGATGGAAATTGACTCAAAAAACCTACAACCACTAGGAACCAATGTAGAATTGGTGAAACAGATTTATATTGGTGATACCAATTAGTTGAGAATATGTGTTAGTCATGTTAGTACGTTTTCCTTAGGTCCTATGCTTTCTGGAAGTCTATTAGCCCCATTGGAGATTCTTATGCCAGTAGGAAATACAGaaaacttcttttcattttgTATAATGTTGGCCTGAGATGAATTTAAATGGGGAAATATGAGCAGTGACAATTCCTATAGCCGACCCTAATTAAATTGTTTGGGGCTGAGGCATAGCAAATTTTGTTGTATAATTAGATAATAAGTGACAACTTATAAAGAACCTTTTGCTAATTGATGGCTCTCGATACAGGGGAAGAAGGGAGTTTGGCTTAAGCTACCGCTGGAAAAATGTTGATCTAGTTCCTATTGCAGTAAAAGTATTTCCTTTTTCTGATGAATTGCAATGAAGGTATTCCgtttgttgatgaattgagataGGACGATAAAACCGACACCGGAAGTTATTCTCCAAACTCGACACCGGAAGTTATTCTCCAAACTAACTTTTGTTTTAATAATCTTTTTAAGGTTTTGCTATTAGTTCTTTTGATTGTTGAAAGCTGGCTAACATAGTGGTCGAACTTAAACTATGTATAGGAAGGATTTCAGTATCATCATGCAGAAAGAGGATATGTCATGATGACTTATTGGATACCAGATGAACCCTGCATGCTTCCTTCTAATGCATCTCatcaagttggagttggaggTTTTGTGATCAATGACAAAAATGAGGTGCATATTTTTCCTGTTTGGAAGGCCCTATGTGAtgcacttttctttttaatatgttcCGAAGAGAATGatacctttctatatttagaaacactatatataattttaaatttacccatttacccttaatgagattatttttagccacacaaatttctatggtttgttttagaccacaagtttcaaaagttttcctttatttgtaAAACTTCGTGCtcagtcaaacaccttcacataaattgggacgggggGATTAGTATAAGCTTCTGAATTTTTTGTGTAGTCCCTTAGGCTAATAAAATTACTGCTTTAGGTGCTCGTCGTGCAAGAGAAACATTCTGCCCCGGCTCTTTCAGGCCTATGGAAAATACCAACTGGTTTCATTCTTGAGGTATGTTCCTCTACTGCAATTTGACCTTAACATTTTGGTCACTTTTGACTGAAGTAAATACTACTGAAGCATGAAATCTGCATACTTAACTCCTTAAACATTGTTCTTGCCTCAAAATCACAGTCAGAGGAGATCTTTACAGGAGTTGTGAGAGAAGTGAAGGAGGAAACTGGGGTAAGAAATTCACACTTAACATATCTCATACCTAAACTAGCAATCTATAACGAGCAATCGTTATATAAATGATGGttatttcatattatttttcCAGATTGATACTGAATTTGTGGAGGTTATGGCTTTCAGGTAACAATTTTTCCTCTTCAAAGGACCATAATTTTATGATGATGTACAGTGACTATTTAGTTCCGTTTTATTAGCAATTTTATAGAAACATGAAATGCTGATACAATAAGTATCCGAGCAAAACTTTGCTCAGACACAGAGAATGTAGAAGTACTACTTGCTAGACTTCACTTTTAGGATACTTCTTGCGTTCTGATGTAACAAATTGATTAAATTTATCGATGTCCTTCTTCAGGCATGCACACAATGTGGCCTTTGAAAAGTCGGATTTGTTCTTCGTCTGCCTGTTAAGACCTCTGTCGAAACAGATCATGGTTGATGATCTAGAAATTCAGGCTGCTAAGGTAAACATATTGCATAAATTAATAGTCAGTGAAAATGAATTTGATTTCTGTATTTCCTTCACTAAGTGATAGTTTCTGTTCAATGCTCCCATCTGGGTGATGATATTATCCGcattatatttttaatcttATCCATTACTTGAATCTTCTGGAGGAAAACATTGATTATTGCTTTGAGGAATAAAGAGAtgcaatgaaaagaaaaaaaactcaagaaaaattAGAAACTACTTATTTTCCAATCACCAGATGTTCTTGGCTTCGCAATGTTGAACTCCCATGCTATACTGTCCATGCACTAGATGTtctgattttccatattttgtgCTTGATTTTAATTGTTTGGGGTGTTAAGTCATGAGCTAGATTTAGGATGTTTTGTAGAGATATCCTTTAGCCTACTTATATGAAATAAATCTTGTTACCTCTAATGACCATAGAGATAAATCCTCACCTCATGAATATCATAAAGCATAATTaagtcaactagtaacccaagaaataaaataggtgttgagaccctagatctttctctcataCGATAATTCTTACAATCGTTGTTCCTAGTTACAACAAACACCCATCACAATTGTTTTGGTAGTTTAGTTcaacaaacatcttgattttcactttcttgaatagtttcatccgaatttgaagagagtctaagtctctgtgggatcgatagaCTTAACGGTCTATGTAGTTAcatatacttgcgtgtgcgtttgcaacaatccgcattatatttttaatcttATCCATTACTTGAATCTTCTGGAGGAAAACATTGATTAACCTCAAGAAAAATTAGAAACTACTTATTGTCCATGCACCAGATGTTCTTGGCTTCGCAATGTTGAACTCCCATGCTATATTGTCCATGCACTAGATGTTCTGTCTTCGCTGTGCAAGGGGTGTTAAGTCATGAGCTAGCTTTAGGTGTTGAGTTTTCTTAACAATTTTGGCTAGAGTGTGCAGTTTTATGCTACCTTGCATACAGTGGATGCCTCTAATTGAGTTCGTGGAGCAGCCACTAATCCAAGGAGATGACatgttcaagaaaataattgaCATTTTCATCGCTCGAGTAGGGAAGCGTTACTGCAGATTATCTGTCCATCAACTGGTTTCCAAATTTGATGACAAACTTTCCACATTCTATTTCAACACAGTTGATGATCCAGGTTTTAACTGTCAAGCCAGTTAGCATGAGTatttgatattagtttgaaaaacAGAAAGttgttttgtgtatatgtaatCTGCTGTAACTTATAGGATATAGACTCTGTAAATATGTGAAATACATTTCACCAAGGGATTTTTAATTTCCAAAAAGTTTTTCTTCCCTCAATGGCATTTTAGCTCATAGTTATATTATACTTATTCATATGAACTTGTATAGGATTGGTTACTGTCACATTGAAAATTTCTTCAACTTGCTTGGTTTTCATTCTTTATAATCTATATAAGACTCTTCGTAACGGGAtttttacaccaaatcaatgaatGCAAGACATGTGACTTTCATTTACACTATTATTTCTTAACCATGGttaaatgatttattttttcaGTATAATTTTTAACTCCTAAGGTTAAATGTTTTGGTTTTGTAAACATTGGATGTGGATAAGTTCTTACCTTACTCTCTGTTTctttttgtgattgtattttaaCGAACACTAAAGTCTAAACTCAGATTGTGGAAGCctagtatatatacatgcttaTTTCAGATGGGGTTTAGTATTCTGAATTTACATGTGCATGTTAAGTTTAACAAACTGATCAACagttgaaaacaaaattcttaaAACAAAACATTTTGGCATAATGAAAACTGAAATGAAAGGGATATTAGAGAATGAGAATACTAGTGGTATTAGGTGTTAAAAAAGGGTTAATTACACTATAAAACTTTGTACTTTCAGTGTGTTTGTTTATGACGGAAAGAATTTCTGGAATACATATCTCAACTTTTTGCTTTAAATCATTGctttaaccaacaacaacagcaacattACCTAGTATATTCCCACAAGTGAGGTCTGAGGAGGGtgggatgtacgcagaccttacccctatcttaaCGGACCCTATTGCAGCAGAGAAACCTCCGTCACAAATGTATAATAGGCTCTCTCAGATTTCAAACTCTCGAtagaaaacatagaaaatcAAGAGCATGTACTAACTTTTGAACGTACAATTTAAGAATGCTCTAAAATGTTTAAAAGCCAGAAGCATTACCAGTTTATTACAAATTAACAAGATGatcacacaacacaacaagaAATTACTTAGTGTACAATCAAGCAATCAACATATCAGAACCAGAAAGCAAAAATAGTACAAAGAAGGAACAATTATTGGCTTAAAAATCTCAAGATACGTGATAGGAAATTCATCAAAGCAAACTCCACCGATTAAGTTTAGCTCGAAACTCTGTGTCTCTGGTGCAGTAAGTTCCTTCCTCTGCTTTTTTAGTCCACTCCTGAATGAGGCAACAATAAGTGAAGCTCAACACACTTGTTAACATATGAATAATAAACCATTTATGCTAGGCGTTATTAGCAATATTTAATTTGGTTCAAGAGACATATTTTGAGGTGTGTTTGGTctgaaaggaaaatattttccagaaaatgaCATATTTTTTGGCGGAagtattcttttttatttacgATTATCTCTAACTCTTAACATCATATCATTACTTTAACAAACATTTAGCCATCATTATCAATCTTTAATGCTTAAAGAAATTTCATCAAAAAGTATTTTATctattacaaataaatatattctCCACTCTCCAACCAAACAATGTAAAACATTTACCAGGAATAtatttattgaaaaatattttctggtAATGACATttatcataccaaacacaccctcaaTCTCTTCTTTGTAAAGCATAAGTTTTTCAAGGTAAATCCAAGAGTAGATCTAAAACCTTATAGAAATGTTCAGtccagagagagagagagagagagagaaactttaattaaaaattattttagtacaCTCATCATAAAGAAAGGGTTCAATCAAAAGGGAGGaagagaaaatggaagaattggATCAAATTTGTATTCATCAGTTTCAGAATCTCAAATTTAAATACTCTCCATTTCATgactttccttttcctttagctaCAAAATGTTAGAAATTGGGTCATATCTCAAAGCTACACCAGTAGACTATGTGTTCACCTTTCTTGTAAAGTAATTTCGGCATCAAAGTACACTCATCATAAAAAgcccaatttaaaaaaaaataaaaaaatcaaggcccaaatttttaaataaaaaaaaatgtcggAAAGGTAAAGTATATTACCATTGGCAGTTTTACCATGGTTAGCAATGTTCTAAATTTGTCTAGAAATTGGGTCAATCTCCAGTTGGCTCCACGATTCTGATCTCATTTATTACTTTCATGTTGTTGGAGGTTTGAACAGAGAGAGGCAACTTCCTTATTTGATTACACGCTGTTGGAAGCAATGTTCTAAATTTGACTTGAAGTTGTCGTCATCCCACTCCAGTTGGCTCCACCATTCTGAATCTCCTTTTATTGACTTCATGTTGTTGGAGGTTTGAACAGAGAGAGGCAACTTCCTTATTTGATTGCACCATATCAAGGTAAGTTCCTCCAGGTGTTCCCACATACTCTGTGGCTCCCCCAAGGTTCCTAATTTTGATAAGTATTGCAACGATAATTTCCGAACTCTTGGAATTTCTGAGTTGACAAGTATTGCCTGACTTGAGCCGCACTGCACAAACAACTCTACCAGCTGCTTACAATcattaattttgatttcttccaAGTGCTTGGGAACGGAAAAAGCTCCACCAACATTAAAAAGACATGTTAAACTAGCACAAAAGGCTATATCCAGTTTGCGTAACTTAGAAAATCTTAGACCCAGAAGTTGACCAAAATCAGAAACACTCTTTAAAAGATGTACGGAATAGAGGTGGAGAAGTTCTAGATTTGGCAAAGGGTCAAATATGTCATTTCCTTCTTTTGCTGGTCTGAAATCACAATTACATTCAACAATGTATAGCTTTTTTAATCCATTGAAACTGTTGTAAGCAAACAACTTCCTGAGACCCATGCAATTACACAAGTACAAATCTGAAGCAAACTGCAACATGCCTGAGAGCTCTCCTTTACCGAAAATTTCACACTTGTTGACGACTATCATCCTTCTTGACTTGTTGAATGCTATTGGAATTGGAATTTCCCCAACTTCAATATGAAATCTTTTCAATCTGGTCATCCATGTGTAGTCTCCCTCTTTGAAAATTGATGAGCTATCCAAACCGATAATTAGAGAAGTCAGATTATGTAGAGATGACAGCTCATTAAAAGAAGTTGGtccaagaagaaaatgaggaagTTTCCGTTCTACTCTGTATAAGCAAGAGTCCTCTGTATCCCCCAACATATTTAACATTTCAATGCTAGACAAATTGAGGAAAAATCCTTGGCTGATGCCCTCCTCCAAACCAACTGCAGGCAGATTTAATAGCCTCAGATTTGTCAACTTGTCCATTCCTTGCGGAAAACAATGTAACCTTGTATGACAATCGAGCACTTGCAAATTGTGTAGATCACCAATAGGTGGCAATTCTGCCAAGTGCCGGCAATTTTGTAGTATCAGAGCATGTAGTTGATATAAACTATTGATGGAAGAAGGCAGTGCTCTAATACTAGTTTTACTCAGATTCAGAACTCTTAGGGCTGGAAATGCCAAAAAGAATTCATGGGGAATTTTCTCAAGAGGATTATTATCTTGCAAAAGTAAAGTTGTTGTCTTTGGGCATGCTGTGAAGCAATCAGGTAGTCGTTCAATTTTGTTGCTTATGAAAGATATTCTCTTCACAGAAGCAGAAGTTTTAAGTGATATATCAGTCAACCCAATTCCAGCTTGAATAAGAGAATTGTGTTCATTCCTAGAGGAATTAGCTATCCATCTAGCAACATCACGAACCACGTCATGCATCTTCACAGAATGCATCATATGGGCTTCTAGCAAGCAGGCATCTTTCAAACTCTCAATCATTGTGATTCCCCTGTTGTAGGCTTCTTCATACGTGTCATGTTCACCGAGGATCCCCTCTGCCCACCAACAATTTATGAGATCATCTGTTGGAATAGCCGCCGGATATAAGGAGCAATACAAGAAACAACTTTGAATGTCACCTCCCTTTTTGTTCACATGTTTGCTTCTTTGCTCCGAGGATAATTCAACATCCTGAGATACTAAAGAATCAAAACTCAACTTGATGACCTTGTAAACCTTATCTTTTACAACTTTGTTATGAGGTTCGGACATTCTAAGTGAATGCAAAACATCTTCCCAGAGCTCGACCCTCTTCTTCCCTCTCATAGATGCTCCAATAACAGTGATTGCTAAAGGTAAACCATCACACTCTCTTGCAATTTGCTTTGCGAATGGATGAATATGCTCCAGATTGGCATTATCACCGGCATGTTTGACAAAAAGTTGCCAAGATTCATCCTCATCCAATGTGTAAACCTTTAGTTCGGTGTCTGATTTCATTTGCCTACAAACATCCAAAAAACGGGAAGTTAAAATTACCTTGCTTCTTGCGTGATCTTCAGGTTGGGGCACACCTATATCATCCAAATTTATAGGTTCCCAAACATCATCTAGTATGAGAAGGAAACTCTTTTCTTGCTTAAGCCTTTGACAGATTTTGCTGGCAGTGCTTTTTACACTTCCCTTGTCATCTACCTCCAGGTTCAATCTCTTGGCAATTTGTGCTTGAACTTTTGTTATGTCTATTGGCGGTTTGGGCACCGTAACCCATATCACAACACCAAAAGACAGTTTGGAGCTTGAAACATCAGTCTTTATGAGCTCATTGTTCAGATTCGTCATCAAAGTTGTTTTCCCAACTCCTCCCGTACCCCACACACCGATGATGCATACCTGAAAGGATTCAAATaccccaaaaaataatttatccaCAAGTGAAAGATGCAACAATGGTCTTATTGaagaaatatacaaaaatagagAAAGAAGGACGTAGGAGGCTTTGATTATTCAGTTATAATCTCTTCATCTCAAATTTGTTaacttagggtgtgttcggtatggaggaacattttccggaaaatattttctaataaCCAactgaacatggaaaataagtaagaaattcacttattttccactaactaacaaaaaatgagaaaataagtaaaaagttCACTTATAGGTAAAATGTTCACTTCCTTTCCAAGAATccattttctaggaaaacattttcctccgtACCGAACACATCCTTAATCTCCACTTAACCTCCTTAAGGAAAGAGGTAGTAGCACCCATATTCATAATAGAAAAAAATCTACTTTACTATAAAATCTAATTAGATAGGAATTAATAAATTAGCAACTACCAAATTCTAAACAATTTAGGATTACTAGTGTTGATTTAATTCCAACAATACCTTATCATCTTCTAATAGTTGTCGGATTTCTTCGAGATTTTTTGTTGCTGCTGACTGGCCTTCTAGTGATGGTCCCGGGATGAACTCAACTCTTCTCATCTGGTAATTTTCTACCACCAAATTGGATCCAAAGCTTTCTCCCTTGTTTATAAGGGTGCAGATTTGATCTTGGATGTTCTGTACTTGAGTGGAGACTTCCGAGCGAAGGCTGCAATTTGGACAACATTTATATGCAAGCCTCTTCGCCACTGCAATGCTTTCTTGCATCGATTCCCATTCATTCTCCAGCTTCTCAACATCCTCGAGCCACTTAAGAACATCTGGTTTTGGTTTATAACCTTCCCCCTCAGCTCCTTCCACCTTTCCTTTGATATCATCTCTATACTTTGTTAGCTTCTCCATTTCCTTCCTTAAAGTTTCAACATTTGATGAGAAATGGACagtattttcaatcttaggaTAGATGCATCTACACATGCACTTTCCCACCTCAACAACAAAGCCACCTACAACATTAAAGAGTATTTCCATTGAACAATTCTTGAGGTAAAGAACTAAAAAAGGGTTCTAATCAGAATGCTGATGAAACTCCCAGAGATGATCAAATGAAGCTAAACGGACTGTTTCTTCTTTGTTTAAGGCAAACTATAGtaaaatcttttattttaaatagttGTTGATGGATCCTCTTTCGTCTTGCACAGACGGGAGAAGAATGACtcgttttatttattttaatttaataaagtaCTTTGGACAATTTGTTAAGATCGGTGACTCAGGTAATGAGAAATTTAgccaaataatattataatgataataacaaaGACAATAATAGTTAATTGATAACAACAGcaagtaaa is a window of Lycium ferocissimum isolate CSIRO_LF1 unplaced genomic scaffold, AGI_CSIRO_Lferr_CH_V1 ctg13612, whole genome shotgun sequence DNA encoding:
- the LOC132042146 gene encoding disease resistance protein At4g27190-like isoform X2; protein product: MEILFNVVGGFVVEVGKCMCRCIYPKIENTVHFSSNVETLRKEMEKLTKYRDDIKGKVEGAEGEGYKPKPDVLKWLEDVEKLENEWESMQESIAVAKRLAYKCCPNCSLRSEVSTQVQNIQDQICTLINKGESFGSNLVVENYQMRRVEFIPGPSLEGQSAATKNLEEIRQLLEDDKVCIIGVWGTGGVGKTTLMTNLNNELIKTDVSSSKLSFGVVIWVTVPKPPIDITKVQAQIAKRLNLEVDDKGSVKSTASKICQRLKQEKSFLLILDDVWEPINLDDIGVPQPEDHARSKVILTSRFLDVCRQMKSDTELKVYTLDEDESWQLFVKHAGDNANLEHIHPFAKQIARECDGLPLAITVIGASMRGKKRVELWEDVLHSLRMSEPHNKVVKDKVYKVIKLSFDSLVSQDVELSSEQRSKHVNKKGGDIQSCFLYCSLYPAAIPTDDLINCWWAEGILGEHDTYEEAYNRGITMIESLKDACLLEAHMMHSVKMHDVVRDVARWIANSSRNEHNSLIQAGIGLTDISLKTSASVKRISFISNKIERLPDCFTACPKTTTLLLQDNNPLEKIPHEFFLAFPALRVLNLSKTSIRALPSSINSLYQLHALILQNCRHLAELPPIGDLHNLQVLDCHTRLHCFPQGMDKLTNLRLLNLPAVGLEEGISQGFFLNLSSIEMLNMLGDTEDSCLYRVERKLPHFLLGPTSFNELSSLHNLTSLIIGLDSSSIFKEGDYTWMTRLKRFHIEVGEIPIPIAFNKSRRMIVVNKCEIFGKGELSGMLQFASDLYLCNCMGLRKLFAYNSFNGLKKLYIVECNCDFRPAKEGNDIFDPLPNLELLHLYSVHLLKSVSDFGQLLGLRFSKLRKLDIAFCASLTCLFNVGGAFSVPKHLEEIKINDCKQLVELFVQCGSSQAILVNSEIPRVRKLSLQYLSKLGTLGEPQSMWEHLEELTLIWCNQIRKLPLSVQTSNNMKSIKGDSEWWSQLEWDDDNFKSNLEHCFQQRVIK
- the LOC132042146 gene encoding disease resistance protein At4g27190-like isoform X1, whose translation is MEILFNVVGGFVVEVGKCMCRCIYPKIENTVHFSSNVETLRKEMEKLTKYRDDIKGKVEGAEGEGYKPKPDVLKWLEDVEKLENEWESMQESIAVAKRLAYKCCPNCSLRSEVSTQVQNIQDQICTLINKGESFGSNLVVENYQMRRVEFIPGPSLEGQSAATKNLEEIRQLLEDDKVCIIGVWGTGGVGKTTLMTNLNNELIKTDVSSSKLSFGVVIWVTVPKPPIDITKVQAQIAKRLNLEVDDKGSVKSTASKICQRLKQEKSFLLILDDVWEPINLDDIGVPQPEDHARSKVILTSRFLDVCRQMKSDTELKVYTLDEDESWQLFVKHAGDNANLEHIHPFAKQIARECDGLPLAITVIGASMRGKKRVELWEDVLHSLRMSEPHNKVVKDKVYKVIKLSFDSLVSQDVELSSEQRSKHVNKKGGDIQSCFLYCSLYPAAIPTDDLINCWWAEGILGEHDTYEEAYNRGITMIESLKDACLLEAHMMHSVKMHDVVRDVARWIANSSRNEHNSLIQAGIGLTDISLKTSASVKRISFISNKIERLPDCFTACPKTTTLLLQDNNPLEKIPHEFFLAFPALRVLNLSKTSIRALPSSINSLYQLHALILQNCRHLAELPPIGDLHNLQVLDCHTRLHCFPQGMDKLTNLRLLNLPAVGLEEGISQGFFLNLSSIEMLNMLGDTEDSCLYRVERKLPHFLLGPTSFNELSSLHNLTSLIIGLDSSSIFKEGDYTWMTRLKRFHIEVGEIPIPIAFNKSRRMIVVNKCEIFGKGELSGMLQFASDLYLCNCMGLRKLFAYNSFNGLKKLYIVECNCDFRPAKEGNDIFDPLPNLELLHLYSVHLLKSVSDFGQLLGLRFSKLRKLDIAFCASLTCLFNVGGAFSVPKHLEEIKINDCKQLVELFVQCGSSQAILVNSEIPRVRKLSLQYLSKLGTLGEPQSMWEHLEELTLIWCNQIRKLPLSVQTSNNMKSIKGDSEWWSQLEWDDDNFKSNLEHCFQQREWTKKAEEGTYCTRDTEFRAKLNRWSLL